From the bacterium genome, the window AGCCCGGAACCGCGCTCGCGATCGCCGATGATTTCGATCTCTTCGCGTTCCTCGAGGAGAGCCATCCGCTCGCGGCGAAGCGGGAAGAACTGGAGCAGCGACTTGCACTCCTGACCGAGCGCGGATTTTCCGACGAGGACAGACGACGTGCGGAAGTCTTGAAGCGCGGTATCGAACCGTTGCGGGCCTGGTTGCGAGCACCCGATCCCGATCAGCGCTCCAGTGCGCTGCTGCTCTGGCCCGGGCGCGGTTTCTGGATCGCGACGGCAATCGTCTTGTTCGCACTCGCTCTGGCCGGATTCTACTTCGAACGAACTCCACTGCTTACTCCGGCGCTGATGGGAGGGGCATTCGGTCTGGCGGTGGCCGCTCTACTGACTCGGGCACGGCTCGAGACACGCGATGCAACCGATTGGCGTTCGGTCGCCAGGCAGCAGTTCCCGGATGCGCTCGAGCCGCCGGAGCGCTGGTCCGTCGAACTCGTGCAAGACCGCCTCCGACAGTATGAAGACCAGTCGGCCAAGCTCGATGCCGACGAGAAACGCGCTCGCGATCGGTCGGTTGAGCGCGGAACAGTCGAGCAGGACTTGAAAGGCCTGGAAGCTCCCGCGGCCGCTTTGGAAGAGCGCCGCATCGCACTCTTCGATCGCCTTGGCCTGGCCGAAATCCGACCGGATGTCGAACTCGTCGGGCTGGCGCGAGCCCTGGATGAATCCCGCGCCGCACAGGTGGAGGCACTCCGCGCTCAGGCGAAGGTCGAAAGGTATGTACGACTCCGATGCGAGCTGCTCGAAGAGATCGCCGTATTTGTTTCCGAGTTCGGCGAGCCGTCACCGACGGACTCGGCTTCCGCTCGGGCGGCGGTCCACTCTCTCGAAGAGCGCGACCTCGCGCTCCGGAGTGCGAACTCCAATGCGATTCGAGATGAGAAGACTCGCGAACGACTCGATCGCGATATCGCGCAACTCGACGCCGGTCGGGTCGAGATCTTCCGGATCGCCGGGCTGGATGCGGGGGATCGCGTTGGACTCGTGCGGCTTCTCGCCGATCTCGACTCTTACCTTCAGTTGAAGACTCAACGCTCTGAACTGGCGTCGCGTATCGAACGCGCCGAGTCGGATCTGGCCGCTGCGGAAGAAACCGCACTTGCGGCATGCGGCGCGGCCCAGCTGACCGAAGAGCAGGCGGACCTGAAGGCGGAATCTGCTCAGCGCGGGGCTCTCGACCGCCAGATCGGGGAGATTCATCAGGCCGCGCAGGCAGCTCGAGAAGGTCACGCACTCGAGGATGCGCTCGCGAAAAAGAGTGCAGTTCTGGACGAGTTGCGCGATCGCCGCGCTGAAGCTCTTGCAGCCCATGCAGCCGATTTCCTGATCGAAGGCGTTCGCCACGAACATGAGACGAAGCAGATGCCACGCGTGCTGGAACGCGCACGGGATCGTTTCGCCTCCTTCACTCACCATCGCTACGAGTTGAACGTCTCCCCCAGCGATGGTGGCTCCTTCGTCGCCGTCGATACGACCAACGGCGTCGGACTCCGTCCAGAACAACTCTCGGACGGAACCCGGGCGCAACTCATCCTCGCGGCGCGTCTCGCTTTTGCCGAGGAGGCGGAACAGGGTGCTGATCTGCCCTTGTTCCTGGACGAAGCTCTGGATCACAGCGATCCGGAGCGCTTTCACGCCATTGCCCGAAGCCTGGCGCGCATGGTGCTCGACGAAGCGCGTCAGGTCTTCTACCTGAGCAACGACCCGAGCGATGTCCAGCGCCTGCGGGCCGCCTTTGCCGAGGAAGGCTGCGATCAGCTGGACACCTATGACCTCGGGCAGATTCGCGCGCAAGCAGCCCGCGGTCACGGTGCTCCGGTACTGCGGGTCGCGCCACTGGCTTCCGTGCCGAGTCCGGACGGAACCGATCCCGAGAGTTACGGCGCCGCGCTCGGTGTCGCGTCCCTCGATCCCCGCCGCGACCCGATGAGTCAACACCTCTTCTATGTGCTCCGGGATGACATCACCCTTCTCTACGATCTCCTGCAGGCGCGGATCGAAACGGTGGGTCAATGTCGCAACCTGCTGAAAGGCGAGAGTCCACTGGCCAGACAGTTCATCGCTAGCAGCGAAGTCGGCCCGCAGCTCACGGCACGGATCGAGCTGCTCGAGATCTTCTGTCACGCCTGGCGTGAAGGTCGCGGCGCGAGGGTGGAACGCGCGGAACTCGAACAGAGTTCAGCGCTGAGCGAGAAGTTTCTTAACCCGGTGGTCGAAGTCGTTGCGGAACTCGCTGGAAATGCCTCGGATCTGCTCGTCGCGCTGCGCGAGCGCAACAAGGATCCGCGGCTCAGCGGCTTTCGCAGCAAGTCCGCGGACGACCTCGAGCAGTTCTTTATCGAGCACGGCCATATCGACGACCGGCCGATTCTCGACGAGGGCCAGATCAACGAACGTGCGGTCGGCACGCCGGCCGCCAACGCGCTTTCTCCCAGGGTTGCGGCTGAACTCGTGCACCAATGGTGGAGCCTGAGCGAGCCCGTCGGCTGACCGGCTAGGGAATCTCTGCACAGGGAGGAATCGAGCGAGAAGCGGGAGTCGCCGCCTGAGCAAGAAGCGTGATCCGATCGCAGATCCGTAGATCTGCAGAGGGTCGCGCGACGCAGCGCATGCGGATGCATCGCGCTTCGCAGCCGCAGCCTCCCTGTGCAGAGGTTCCCTAGCTCGAGTTGGCGCGGGCGAAGTCGGCCGGGGTCGTTCCTGTCCAGCGGCGGAAGGCTTTACCGAAAGCGCTGGGATCCGAGAATCCCAGCAGGGTCGCGACCTCGTCGATTCCCCGCTTCTCTTCCATCATGTGATGGCGCGCCAGTTCGGCGCGCACATCGTCGAGTATCTCCTGATAACTCGTGCCCTCTTCGTGAAGCCGTCTCCGCAGGGTGCGAGTGCTCATCGAGAACTGGGCGGCGACAGCGTCGGCGCTCGGACAGCTCAGCGGTAGCGTCGTTCTTATGCAGGCTCGGATGCGCTGGGAGAAGCTCGCAGCCGTCGGAATAGCGGCGAGCTGGTTGGCGGCATAGCGTTCCAGCAACTGCCTGAGGGTTGCGTCGGCGGAGGGGTTCGAGCTGTCCATCATCGAGATCGGCAGCAAGACCCCGTCTTCACCGGCGTCGAAACGGACTGGCAGTCCGAGTATCTGCGCGTATTCGTCCGCGTATGCGGGAGCGGAAAATGAGAATCTCGCCTCGAGGGGATCGGATTGACCCGCGCCGAGAAGTCTGCTCATCGCGATCGCGAGCCCGATCGCGTACTCGATGGTGAAACGGCTCGCCTGCGATTTGCACCCCGGGTTGCAGCGAATGAACGCGACTTTTCCGTCGCTCTCCAGGTCGCATTCGAAGTCTTCCCAGAGCAGCGGAGTCAGGCCTTTCACGAGTTCGAAGGCGCTGCGGCCGGATTCACTGGCCGAAGCCAGGTAGCCGATGACGCCGAGCGTATTCGCCTTGACTCGGGTGGAGACTCGGAGTGCGATGGCCGGGTCGCCGGTCACCTGGGCCGCTACCCGCCAGAGTGCTTCGAGCTTGCCGATCGGGCAGCGTGTTTTCGCGTCTACCAGAGCGGAATCGGGGATTCCGACTCGATCCAGAAGTTCCCTCAGGTCAAAGCCCGCGTTTTCGAGGTATTCGAGCAGCGGCAGGATCGCATTGACCGACCCGTAGGAACTCGCTCGTGAAGCGGATTCAAGCATTTCCCGAAGTCTACCCGTTCGCGCCTTCGCTGGCCGAAATTGACCAGTTTCCAGACCGGACCGGACAGGATCCACCCTATGGGGGCGC encodes:
- a CDS encoding AraC family transcriptional regulator, giving the protein MLESASRASSYGSVNAILPLLEYLENAGFDLRELLDRVGIPDSALVDAKTRCPIGKLEALWRVAAQVTGDPAIALRVSTRVKANTLGVIGYLASASESGRSAFELVKGLTPLLWEDFECDLESDGKVAFIRCNPGCKSQASRFTIEYAIGLAIAMSRLLGAGQSDPLEARFSFSAPAYADEYAQILGLPVRFDAGEDGVLLPISMMDSSNPSADATLRQLLERYAANQLAAIPTAASFSQRIRACIRTTLPLSCPSADAVAAQFSMSTRTLRRRLHEEGTSYQEILDDVRAELARHHMMEEKRGIDEVATLLGFSDPSAFGKAFRRWTGTTPADFARANSS